CTCTGAGATATTCCTGCAATGGGCCGCCGCTGGAACCATGAAACCACCAGCTCGTCTCATACCCCGGCCAGTTCTCTCTCCACCCCCCGCCACCCAGTTTGCTGAAACTTGCATCTACGTTATACAGAAGAAAATACATGGCAGTAAGTAACTTCGGGACGCACTCGAGTAGAGCATTGAAAACGTCATCACGACTTGGTTTGTCGTAACTGCCGCCATCTGCCTTAAAGCACAATCTATTATAAAATTTGGACACGTCATCGAGGAACTTCGATACGGCGTGTGGCAAATCTCCAGTATACGAAACCCAATTGTAATAATGGGACTTGCGCTCAATGAGTTCAAGTGCCACATTAGAGCGCATACCTCGCATCCCCCGCCCTTCTCCACGTAACCACTCTAAGAACTGGAGACATTGTTTGAGACTATCGAGCTGAATCTTTGCCATCTCACACACAACTAACAGTCGCAATGCGCCACGCCCAGTAGAGGGCGTGCCGGGAGAGACCAGGCGTGACCTGGAGGGTACAATGCGACTAATGCCGCAACATTGAATTGCGCCAAACTTGCTCGTTGGATAGAATTATAAACAAAAATCTAAGTGGGCTGCGTGAAATAGCTACAAAGTGAAACGTTGGGTGACACAAAAAACTGTCAGCAAtaagatgcaacagatGCACATTTCGCCGCTAAAATTTCTAGAATATACGTGAGTCATCAGCATCCCACTAACCCGAGGAACGGGTAATTCAGTAATCTAATAGGCCGATTATTATGGAAGGGCGAAGAACTGTGCAGAGAACTGTAGGACAGTTCTGCAACCGCAATTCCGGCTCGACTGGCCGTCTTCTATCGGTATTCAGCGGCAACATAAGCGTCCGCCATTCAACGCACTGCCATGGACACTACGGCTGCGTGCCAAGCGAACCATGGTTGGAAGTGAGTCAGGCGCTTGTGCGTAGTATCTGCGTCGTAGCATACAGATTGACTTATATCTTGTGCGCAGTCCCGACTCCGCCCAACTTGTGTGATTTCAGCTTAAATCTGCTTCCACGAGCGACGCCTTAGTCCCCTGATGAGTGCCCATGCGTTCTACAGTGCATAATTAATATGTTTCTCATTTACGCTGTTGCAATCAATGTCACATAACTACGTTGTCTAATGCCGTCACGTTAGAGATCAACGGCTAAGTTTATTTCCCAGCAACTCACATGATAGCTAACATACCAGACAATCACATAGCGAATGACTCACATTCACATAGCATGGTGGTAGTTGGCGTTGCACGATGACGGCCGACCACGCCGCATCACCTTAAGGTGACACGATGGGAGTAGGCATCTCACGTTTAACGCATAACTTAACTCACTGGGCAACCAACGCCTCAACGCGTTAACTAGATTATGTATTGCGATGAATCCCTCGATATTAGGCAAGGTGGTTAGTTAGGCAGTAGGATGCTTTGATGGGTAGACTGAAGTTCGCAGTGGCGTCATCACTGTAGCAATCATTGAGGTGGTGAGTAGCATTAAGGCGGCGATGAGGTAGATACATGAACTCACGTCTATGGTTGcggataaaacaccctgtttaGCTTGTTGACACGTGCCgcagcgagtagtgattgcgcggcgatcctacgactcgagggactatgtagatgcgatttgatgtggagcaggtcgaggcggatgactaTGATGCGGAGGATGAGAGGAGCGGCAGCTATGAGTTATAAAAAGTAACATATAACTAAGCCATTGGCGTGAAAGTAAGGCCACTGATGTTAGCATCCAATGACATTGTTACGTAAAATAATTGAGGCCTGAATGTCCGCTGTATGGGTTCCTTGGAGTTGTTCAAAGAAGTAGGAAAACCTTTCGTAATGCATTTCCGGCGACCCTGTGTCGACAAACGTGAAAAATACGGCGAAGATGGTGATGATAATGATAATTATGTTGGCAAATCGTGCACCTTCACTTTAATCGGACGAAATTTTTTAACCGTGACTATTTGTAGATTGGAGTTTACAGTTTACAGTCCAATATGTTTCCCTATTGTTGCGCTTTTCGTTTTCCAAAACACATGGTACGCACAGTAAACACGCATCACAACACTGGAGACAGCACATACAACTTTTGCCGTGACACTTTTCTTCCCTATCGCCAAACCTACAACCGCCGTCCATATCCACTAGTCCACATGTCATTAAGCtgcgcagcgatgaaataaATACTTTAACCTGGGACAGTATCGCCGCCTAGCTGTTCCCTACGGGCTCTCCCTAGATTCACAAGCAACCGCAAGCTACCGAATCGCCATGCGCAATATACGGGCGAGCCTCTCACCACCTAAAGGCACCATAATGACACTTAAGATTGCGAATCTAAACCCATGGATTGCCGGTATCACTAGGCGCAGGCTCGAAATATCAGCATTAATTGAGGCGCCTTTATCGTTCTTTGTAGATTTACATTTATATAATATCATCACAGCGATAGCATCGTTTATCATGCCCTTGTCATTGATATGAGCAGCATTTTACCATGAAAGTGATGACAAGCCCCCTTTAGATGACGAGCCTTTTTCCTCAGTAGAAGCACGATATCGTTCCTGCATTTCGCAGTTCCTATACAATCGTAAAGATGATATGTTATCACAGGTTTACGTGTCATATTCCATTGCGGCTCCAATGAAATCGTGCTCGTTGGGTATAAGGTTGTTTAATACTCTTTCCCCGATTCTATAttgcactccacatcctaTCCGTCACGTTTATCCTTACACATATACGCATCATATGACACGTTTTCTCGCTTTCCTTAACACATCGCATTGATCTGCAGATTGTGCGGCCCAGTCAGGTGGCAATGCTATGCTAGCACTCCAAAAATATCAAGAGGTCTCATTGTAAATTTGCATATCGTCATCTTTGACGCGCTGTGAGAACATTGAAATTGCATGAAACGATTTTTGTGTGCCTTTCCATGGGTGGTCCACTGTGACTACTGGCGCGGAGGTTGGCGATCACGATTGCTGGAAGCCCTTATGTCCGGTATCATATGTCTTATGCACTCCATTGGTGTGAATTAATGGCATTGCAGATAATACAGCTGGCTTGCAAACATGAGAGAGGCCATATGATACCTTCTTCACCATGGCTATGTCTTGTAAAAAAGATAAGGAATTGTGCAAGCTACTCACGAAATATATAAGAACTGGCCACATTACTTCACACGTACTTTAGCAACAAAAATACGTTGCTCATGTGGTGACCGCAGTAATTATTTGACAACCGAATACAACGGTGGCCACTCATGAGAAATGAACTGTGAAATAATCACTGGAAAAATAGATTCAATGACCTTAGAGCTATCATTTTTCAGTTACTCATTCCTCggcgtagtagttctcaatctggatggtggatAGGACGACACCCTTGGTAGTGACGCAccggcactccaacggcggtGTCTTGCGAAGCGTCTCCCCGGGTCCAATGAGTTCGCTGTTGAACTTCAGTGTGACAAAGTGGTTGGAATGTGACGCTACCAAAGACTGGCTGATGTCTCCTATGTTCATCACTTTTCCGTCCACGTAAACTTGGTTGAAGCAATCCGGTGGGTCGAGGATGTAAGgcgctgggcagtagaacgctGCTTCATTGGCAGCCTGAATATCAATTTTGCAACCGATTTCTtttccttctgcatcgtTGATTTTGAATGTCTCGGGCTTGAATAACATATCCCTTGAGTCAGTAATTCCGCACCCTTGCATGTATGGGTCTGTCATCTCTACATCAATTTGAACTACGTTCCACGTGTATTCCTCTAACGGCGCTATAACCTGGGGAATAGTATCTGCATACGCACCGTCGTTGATTGGACCAAAATCTGTTTCTGATAGCTCCTTACCGCAAACGAATGTCATGGGCACGTATTCCGAGTGATCTGGATCCCTGGATACCAAAATTGCGCCGCTATTGGATTTGATCATCAAACCACAATATTCTTCTGTATATTCTGACAGAATGATTGTAAATCCACCTCTTGTCCCAGCGATTCGCTCTTCGTGTGGCTTTCGAATCAGCCTATGTCCATCTGCGGTGGTATCTACTTTGTAATGGTTGTATCCAGGATCATCTGGTAACCAGGTAGGTATTGCGGCGGCGTTATTCTCACCGTTGTACAGCGCATGACTCATAACACACCGCATGAAAAATTCTGTGCCCGAATGCAGTTTTATAGGTCTATGGGGCATGTTGTGTAGCACAATTGATCGCATAGGATTGGAAACGCCGTAAAATAATGCCACCTCAGTCCAGGGCAATAATGAATAAGGCATCAACCTTCGGTATGCCTCCTCACGACGTACTGTGTACATATACCCTTCACGACGGTTGGATCTTAAAATAAGTCTAGATGTCTCGTATCCATGTTCATTGACACAACTGCAAGAGTGACTGACGGGGACATTTTGGAAGCTCATCTCGAATACCTGAAATCCTCGAATGGGATAAAGTGTGGCATTGCGAACAGATGTAGGAAATGGAGCAATCTGATTGGAGGAAAGATCGTATCCTGTGGACTCGCAATTGTTTGGAAGCAGCTCCTCATTGTCTCCGCATCGGATGCCGGCTTGTTTCTTGCCACTCATGACACTTACCAGCCATTCAGATGTTAACCCTATACCATTCCCCATGTCTCTAATTGCAAGAGATCCAATATCATTTGCCGGATTAAACATACCTGGCCTCCATCGGTCGCAACCAATAATATCGTGGCGATAAGTAGGCGCAAATGAGACGTTCACTACAGCGCGTATCTTTTCAAGAACATATTGGTTTCTAGATATGAATGTCCAATGATATAAGAACGAGTTGCATCCTCTTCGTAAAGCCAGAGGTCTGTCTATACGGTACTTCAGCTTGACCTCTCCTCTCTCCATTTGTGAAACGTCTACATCGAGCACGTTGCCAGTAAATGCTTCGTGGATCAAGATTTCGTCGTAATGATCGATGGCAGAAATCGTTTGTATTTGGCGTAGCGTCAACGCCGTGTCCGGCTTGAATGCAGTTTCGTATGCGTGGGTAGACGGCAGTTGCGAGTATGGGACTCTCAAAGCATCCTCGTCAATATCGCCGTCTTCTTCGAATTCCAAGTCAGCAGCAGCCGACTTGACTGTCTGTTTTGGCAACTTTATGGTCAACGTAGCACCCGGATGTAACATCACTGAACACCAGGGGCCACTAATAGGATTGAACCTGTTACGGGCAATCATGCTGGTTATGTCGCAAATGTATTCAGTTTTCCAACGGACCTCTATCCTTGCTTTCACCCTACCCGTTTTCGGATCTATGCACCTACATTCGCCATTGAATGCTCGTAATGCTAAGCCATTATAATATTGCGCTATAACCCATTTTCCACGATTATTTAAATTCCTATATAAATGTGGTGTAGGAGCAGTCACAACTCCGTCCGTCTTGCCCAAGAGATACTTCATGCAATCATCAGGTTCAATACGCCCTTGACAAATGAAGCCTATGGGCAATTCTGACATCGGATCTACCATACACGACCGTGTGCCCGTTTCGGAGTCCACGGTAACATTATCCGAAGCAAAAAGTGGTGAGGGACGGCTTCCACAGCCCTGCATAAGTTTGTGCTTGCGGCCTCTGTGCAAGAATACCACACCCAAGCTCTTCCCTGTCTTGGCTATTTCGTCAACCAATGGCACAGTTTGATCCCATATATACACTTCTCGTTCATAAATATGCCGCCGGCGAGCAAGTTGGGCTTGCAGCGCCTCACTCAATACCAAATTTCTAGGACCACAAATAAGCGCAAAACGGTTCTCGGTAATGGCATATATATGGTCATCCATTAGATCAATATGCAACTCTGTTTGCGACTCCTTTGGCACTTTCCGAACATATGGGCGTGGTGCTTCGGTGACCACTACCTTCGAAAAAGGGACGGAACGAAACTTGCCGTCTTCAATCACGTAGGTTGTGAGAGTATTGTCATGATCAGCGGTTGGTTGGGGATGCCATACGTACTCAGTTCCGTTGACTTGGCGTGGGCATGCCAGAGTTGCCATTCCAATGTCATCCATGTTTATGTGGAATGCAACTAGGGCATTGGAAATCAATCGGTTTCCAAAATTTCTGAGCACACTTTCAAACGCGTCGATGAATCCAATAAACTGCAGAATAATAgcgcaaattgccaactgGGCTCCTATAAATTTTGCCATGGTTATATTTTGCGTCGGACGACAGACAAAAATAATCTTGAGTAAAAATGGCCTTCCACCAACTTACCGCGCATGAATATATGACTTAACAAATAAGTAGGGCTAGTAATTTTTTGAAGCAGTGGCAGTGAAGATCCCATCTCCCCAGCTAGCTGCCTTGTTACGGAAGAATTTTCCTTAAAAAATAAGCAAGACTAAAAATTTTGAATATTAGACAACAGTGTTCATGTTATGTCATTGATAACGTTTTTAATGCAATCTATAACACTAAAATTATTACATGAGGCATCGTTGTCTTTCCCAACAAAATTCTCCTCTGCAAGACACCCATTATTGGCGATACATTATCATCGCACGATTATCACCATTATCCATATGGCGATATAAAGCGTATATAAGCTGGTGGAGAAGATGTAATATGAGCGTGAAAGGTGCCTATGCCTTTTAAAGTATCAGACGATTCCCATGGTTTTACCAAATGTTGTGACGTTGGAAGGACTTGTGGAGCGATATTATAATATGCATATACTATCACTTAACATTTGTGATCGCATAATTTACCACATCCAACGCGATGTTAGAGCAACAAACTCATACGTTGCGAAGAGTGACGTGAAACCACGGTAAGAGTACGACTCTGTAGCAGCCCCTCTGACCCAAATTGGATGGATGCCcacatggatggcaccagtgacgatcggcaacaaaccgacgtggatcccgcaaccagTATCGGCGTGAGGCGgcagccccgcaaacacgaaaaccggGCCTAGCCAgatagcacactataaaaGGAAAACACAAACAACCGCATAACAAGCTAATGTTAATAATGATGCTAATAATGTTTAATCGCAACAAACATTTATATATGGCAGTGACACATCTACTATTACAAACAATTAATCTTTGATATCAAAAGAGTTTCCGCAAGAACAACGCTTCGAGAGGTTCCTTATGTTATCAAGCACGAACTTCGACCCTACCAGGTTGTTCTGATAGTCTATGGTACACGAATCGATTAGTTCCAAACTCGCATCGTCACTGAATACTTTCATGCAATTGTCGCTATCGTATATGCACCTGCAAATTTGGAAGGTATACATGGGCTTAAACGCACCTTAGATCATTCGTATCATCCACTATTTTGAAGTTATACTGAAAACCTGAGCACCCTCCTCCCGTGACTGAGACGACCAGGCTCCTGTTTTCGTTGCCTCGGGTGAGGAACTTCAGACGTTGTAATGCGTTAGGCGTAACGGTGACACTTCTGAGCATCGTACACAGGCGCATCATTGCGCGTTAATGATGAACATCTAATGGACTTGTAGGCATAGGATACGTAAGGCTCACATGTGAAGAAATCTAGTTCCCATATAATGTTTGTCTTCTGCTCCGCTACGGCCGGAATAGAGCGCTGTGCGCCTTTTATGGCGTTTTGGAAGATTGAATTGCCAATTTTTTTCTTATCCACCTGTTTGCTACTGCTGCAATCCGTTTTGTTGTGAATATCTTGTTGAATGCACTCATCTACACATTTTAATGCTGCGCCTTTATCATCGCGTGTAACCGACGGCCCAGTTGACGCACTTTTGGAGTGGCAAGATTGAGCTGCCCTTAAGTGGGCTCCATTAGCATCTACAGCACCGTTTCCAGATAATGTAGATGCCCGGTGTCTGGCTAAATCATTCAGTTTGATGGGCCGAGAGGTGCCAGTTGTATTAGACCGCGGTTGGTAACCTTGAGTCAGTTGAGTAGATGACACCCCGAGCGACTTATTGCAGATGTAAGCAGAATCAGGCTTAGAAGAAATGATAGATCCCTGCCGCTTGCCTTCAGACGCTGCGTGGCTCCTTTGACTCGTAGACCCTGGTGGAGTGACTGGAGGTCTTCTATTTCTCAAGGCTTGGAAGGACGCTTGCACATTCCTCACTACCGGTTTTTCAAGGTTGTTTTCGATTCTGGTGATGGCAATCAGGAACTTTGGATGGTGTTGTAGTGGCATTCGGTAACGTCTTAGCGTGATGACGGCGTGCCTGTGTCGTTGTGCAGTTGTAAAAGATGGACATACCTGGCAGAATTTTCGAGGTTGCGTTTGAAAACATAAGCAATTTTTTTAACAAACTGGCGCCTCAAATGGACTCGCATCGATTGCCTGTGTAGGCAGAATAAAGCGAGTAGAAGGTCCTGCTTAATCTTGAACAAAAGGATGTTACACAACGAAAAAATAGCTACATGTTGTCGACTACCTTCTGGACATTCAATTGACATCTGCTGATTGAAATTCGCAAAAGCGCATTCCGGTTGCTGTACAACGGCATCCGTTGAGTTTACAATGGCAGAGAACGAGAAGTTGTCGCCACGCAACTCGGAAAAGTTCTCTTCTTCATCGACCGATATGTTCTTCTTAAATATGTGTCCACTGGTATCCTCGGCAGCCTCGTTTGATGGCTTGTCTTGCGCTCTTGTTCGGGTACTTCTGGTCCCACCTTTTTTGGGGCAGGCAAGGACCCTGAAAAATGACTTCACTTTACCCATTCGTCCGACACGAGCGCCACTATGTTTGGTATGTATTCGTGGCTACTAGCGGTGCCATATGTGTGCCGTGGCACGCATTCGCGTCCTCTAAGCGGCCTAGTGTTCTTATCGGCTCATCATCAGGCACGTAACGTGACTTATTGCGTGGTAGCCATACTTGTGAACGATATACGCGCTATTGGTGATACACATGAGCTGCGTTGCAACATTATCGTTACTGTCAGCAGGACGTATACTCCCAAACGTTTATATAACCGGAATACATCCACACATTCGCGTAACAGGAATTGCCTTTTGGTCTGTTGATATTATGATTCGTTAAAGGTGCAACGCCGGTTCCTCTTGCGATTTCATTTTCGGTGGCATTCGCTAGACAAAGGCTGCGCTAACATGCCGACAACCGCTCAAGACTACCCAGCACAAACACGCCAGCGGCGCCCCTTGAATATAAGTGCTGGAAGCTCATTTCGAGGGCTGCATTAAGTCCGATATAGTCGCATGTAATGTAACAACTATACCCGAGACGTTTGATCCGCGATGCCACATCGTCCATAATTACTGGGGCTGGACATATGCAACCTTTACACATTTATCAAAATGCTGGGCGCGCACCGGCACGTGTTCCACCGTATAACGGCGGAAATTGACCATGCTCTCCCAGCCTATGTCCAGGCCGTGCGCGACGAGGAGTACGACGACCTCCACGGATGCGTTCGGTCCAGTTGGGAAAATGCTGACTGGTCCGACATAAC
This genomic stretch from Babesia bigemina genome assembly Bbig001, chromosome : III harbors:
- a CDS encoding Iron-sulphur cluster biosynthesis domain containing protein, putative; protein product: MGKVKSFFRVLACPKKGGTRSTRTRAQDKPSNEAAEDTSGHIFKKNISVDEEENFSELRGDNFSFSAIVNSTDAVVQQPECAFANFNQQMSIECPEGSRQHVAIFSLCNILLFKIKQDLLLALFCLHRQSMRVHLRRQFVKKIAYVFKRNLENSARHAVITLRRYRMPLQHHPKFLIAITRIENNLEKPVVRNVQASFQALRNRRPPVTPPGSTSQRSHAASEGKRQGSIISSKPDSAYICNKSLGVSSTQLTQGYQPRSNTTGTSRPIKLNDLARHRASTLSGNGAVDANGAHLRAAQSCHSKSASTGPSVTRDDKGAALKCVDECIQQDIHNKTDCSSSKQVDKKKIGNSIFQNAIKGAQRSIPAVAEQKTNIIWELDFFTCEPYVSYAYKSIRCSSLTRNDAPVSVTVTPNALQRLKFLTRGNENRSLVVSVTGGGCSGFQYNFKIVDDTNDLRCIYDSDNCMKVFSDDASLELIDSCTIDYQNNLVGSKFVLDNIRNLSKRCSCGNSFDIKD